A window of Methylobacterium bullatum genomic DNA:
TCCAGGCCTGGCTCGCCAAGGGCGCCCAGCCCACCGACCGCGTCCTGCGCTTCCTCGACGCCGCCGGCCTCGCCAAGCGCCCCGCGCGCAACAACCCGCAGAAGGCCGAGCCGGGCGAGAAGGCCAAGGAGCGCGCCGCCAAGCGCGCCGAGAAGGCCGCCGCCCCGGCCGAAGACGCCGCGGCCTGAGGCCCCCCGCGATGGCGCGCCGTCCCGGAGGCAGCAATCCCACCGGCGATGGCGGCCGTCGCGACCGCCCGGGCCGCTTAGGCTCGGGTTCGACGACCTCCGCGCATCGGCCCCGGCCGATGCCGGAGGTGCCGCTCCCGTCCACGGATCCGAGCCTCGTCCAGATGGGCGAGTTCGGCCGTGCGCACGGGCTCAACGGCGAAATTCGCCTGAAATCCTATACCGGCGATCCGCAGGCCATCGGCTCCTACGGGCCGCTCATCGGCGCCGGGGGCCAGCGCATCGAGTTCACCGATATGCGCCGGGCCGGCGGAGCCTCGCCCGACCTGCTCGTGGTGCGGGTGAAGGGCGTC
This region includes:
- the rimM gene encoding Ribosome maturation factor RimM produces the protein MARRPGGSNPTGDGGRRDRPGRLGSGSTTSAHRPRPMPEVPLPSTDPSLVQMGEFGRAHGLNGEIRLKSYTGDPQAIGSYGPLIGAGGQRIEFTDMRRAGGASPDLLVVRVKGVSDRNGAEALNRLAIYLPRERLGQVEDEDEFFTADLVGLDVVDVSGALLGTVTDVPNYGGGDLLEIKPALGGATALLPFTKAFVPTLDVANGRIVIDPPDDLFAPAGPKPPDEPA
- the rpsP gene encoding 30S ribosomal protein S16, coding for MSLKIRLTRGGAKKRPYYRIVVADARAPRDGRFIEKVGVYDPMKAKDDPARIVLESEKIQAWLAKGAQPTDRVLRFLDAAGLAKRPARNNPQKAEPGEKAKERAAKRAEKAAAPAEDAAA